In Colletotrichum destructivum chromosome 8, complete sequence, the following proteins share a genomic window:
- a CDS encoding Putative Mg2+ transporter protein, CorA-like/Zinc transport protein ZntB, with translation MDSPMKEAYVQLIEVIATDTSDPTATEAHVRQLITSLPSVLRSRDEDERTALHHAARLGRDAIVNAILETNPKCDIDVQDADKCTPLHLAARNGHANVVGTLLRRGANVRAEESFRETPLHEASRNGHAGIVGVLIENGAVVDAPNQDLGTSLHIASRRGCEDAIRVLLDAGANPATKDAVGDTPLHDAARGGHAGVVAMLLATGLVSIEAQNTNDFTPLSVAARHGREAIVRMLVEQGADVDTMSNEYCTPLHQAASEGHDGVVRILIAAGADVDLQDKDDQTPLHAGVMFEHEAVVASLLAADADVDVRDTEDCTPLHHAVKNENKAMVRDLLEAGADPTVISSTGETPQSLARLLSRGGSIADLFNSPQVVPKQGVAAWNQRPKRARPPSKPNQEAEVEACRYFQGLFWSPTSECSFESMSVWDMLYDPDTEDKLSPRPPPAAESPVKSPVGSPTRSRTRSPVRSRAHSRAVSPTRSPGMSPARTPTAYSPPQSPLLQPPSGDGGGGSPSAAPAGLNMKEMRKHVSQKRRKISYASRIRDEKPVKRWFHLPANNVAWVMDLVQRICAMDHRTDAECDRIVAFIEETYHEIRINAPYRKPHFKMEAAAAADAGSGGAPDMGPSPGPIPGGGVSGTPPAVLSPTPAPPKSQMFSIVLPVIDVDIDDGTKRSLQDVQIGDEARVSPSRPTIGTGGGGGGGGGNTDGRRGAARPAAPAAANKPRHPLGAMPTNLQHHLFPHLAHFDAMAKLRTSFTKSELHVPRSLDQSYHESLSAADLALRSESQVLFRYLSRVEARLTVAAAAATTRSDADAAETEDGGASRSRAMTMTTTTQQPHQQHQQQKWQQNPFDRHVQRTLSRQSSSKQKKTDGTKAELGRMAGRQDQASSVQAKVSRERRRMDRERRKQILVVAQLWVWKIDENTVISAFPDRWDDKNAKTLLNGIKHRVLGMRDIRSETTDMMRIVEAVLESAVGHSEEEFHFQFEGPRSYCNVFAASIAHVSNEVMKRYANFKASISKMGTSKTVLDDLRAEIELLQEIDDVREEINMIKRVLRSQERVFDGFREAEVGRRLTTGAATAAMAVAMTERQGAVKAYKHPTLDFFKRLEEDANRVRDSITTLLDLRQREANIEEALSASEQSKILFIFTGATVVFAPLSWATGIFQIDVVGLAQPATAGTLLLACFLSLVATLLLIALSLQIYEFITQGKATQLYRRVLGFFAVRKRARLSARERGQSSPPPSLGASTQLSLLRRSSVSQPVASTAADERKGGGVRKRFAALGVRGRRKGGDEEKAVSGKRQ, from the exons ATGGACTCACCCATGAAAGAAG CATACGTCCAGCTCATCGAGGTCATCGCGACAGACACGTCGGATCCAACCGCGACAGAGGCCCACGTCCGCCAGCTCatcacctccctcccctcggTCCTCCGCTCccgcgacgaggatgagcgCACAGCATTACACCACGCAgcgcgcctcggccgtgacgccatcgtcaacgccATACTCGAGACGAACCCCAAGTGCGACATCGACGTCCAGGATGCCGACAAGTGCACGCCGCTCCACCTCGCCGCGCGCAACGGCCACGCGAACGTGGTCGGCACGCTCCTCCGCCGTGGTGCCAACGTCAGGGCCGAGGAGAGCTTCCGTGAGACACCGCTGCACGAGGCGAGCCGAAACGGGCACGCGGGCATCGTGGGCGTGCTGATTGAGAATggagccgtcgtcgacgcgccGAACCAGGACTTGGGGACGAGCCTGCACATCGCGAGCCGCCGGGGCTGcgaggacgccatccgcGTGCtactcgacgccggcgcgaACCCGGCGaccaaggacgccgtcgggGACACACCGCTGCACGACGCCGCGCGGGGCGGGCACGCGGGCGTCGTGGCCATGCTTCTCGCGACAGGGCTGGTGTCCATCGAGGCGCAGAACACCAACGACTTCACGCCGCTGAGCGTCGCGGCGCGCCACGGACGCGAAGCCATCGTGAGGATGCTggtcgagcagggcgccgacgtcgataCCATGAGCAATGAATACTGCACCCCCTTGCACCAGGCAGCTTCCGAGggccacgacggcgtcgtgcggatcctcatcgccgccggcgccgacgtggacCTGCAGGACAAGGACGACCAGACGCCGCTGCACGCGGGGGTCATGTTCGAgcacgaggccgtcgtggcgtcgctgctggcggccgacgccgacgtcgacgtgcGCGACACGGAGGACTGCACGCCGCTACACCACGCCGTCAAGAACGAGAACAAGGCCATGGTGcgcgacctgctcgaggcAGGCGCCGACCCGACCGtcatctcgtcgacgggcgAGACGCCACAGAGCCTCGCAAGGCTGCTGAGCCGCGGGGGCTCTATCGCCGACCTGTTCAACTCGCCGCAGGTCGTGCCGAAGCAGGGCGTCGCGGCGTGGAACCAACGGCCCAAGCGggcgcggccgccgtcgaagcccaaccaggaggccgaggtcgaggcgtGCCGCTACTTCCAGGGCCTGTTCTGGTCCCCGACGAGCGAGTGCAGCTTCGAGAGCATGAGCGTGTGGGACATGTTGTACGACCCCGACACGGAGGACAAGCTCAGCCCGCGGCCGCCACCCGCGGCCGAGAGCCCGGTCAAGAGTCCCGTGGGGAGCCCAACGAGGAGCCGAACGAGGAGCCCCGTGCGGTCGAGGGCGCATTCGAGAGCCGTCAGCCCGACGAGGAGCCCGGGGATGTCGCCAGCCCGCACCCCCACCGCGTACTCGCCGCCTCAGTCGCCCCTACTCCAGCCGCCGTcaggggatggagggggcgGCAGTCCGTCGGCAGCTCCGGCGGGGCTGAACATGAAGGAGATGCGGAAGCATGTCAGCCAGAAGAGACGCAAGATCTCGTACGCGTCGCGGATTAGGGACGAGAAACCGGTTAAGAGGTGGTTTCACCTCCCCGCGAACAATGTGGCGTGGGTGATGGACCTCGTTCAAAGGATCTGCGCAATGGACCACCGGACGGACGCCGAGTGTGACCGGATCGTTGCGTTTATCGAGGAGACGTACCATGAGATCCGGATCAACGCGCCGTATCGGAAGCCGCATTTCaagatggaggcggcggctgctgcggaCGCCGGTAGCGGAGGTGCGCCGGATATGGGGCCCAGTCCGGGACCCATACCCGGAGGAGGGGTCTCGGGCACACCGCCGGCGGTTCTGTCTCcgacgcccgcgccgcctaAGTCACAGATGTTCTCCATTGTCCTgcccgtcatcgacgtcgatATTGACGATGGCACGAAGAGGAGCCTGCAAGACGTGCAGATCGGAGACGAGGCGCGCGTGTCTCCCTCTAGGCCGACGATCGGGaccggaggcggcggcggcggtggaggagggaacACCGACGGCAGGAGGGGGGCGGCACGGCCGGCCGCGCCGGCTGCGGCGAACAAGCCCAGACACCCACTCggcgcgatgccgacgaACCTGCAGCACCATCTTTTCCCGCACCTGGCGCACTTTGACGCGATGGCGAAGCTGCGCACGAGCTTCACCAAGTCGGAGCTGCACGTGCCGCGGTCGCTAGACCAGTCGTACCACGAGTCCCTCAGCGCCGCGGACCTGGCTCTACGCAGCGAGAGCCAAGTCCTCTTTCGCTACTTGAGCCGCGTGGAGGCGCGTCTCacggtggcggcagcggcggccacgaCGAGGTCCGATGCAGACgcggcggagacggaggacggGGGCGcgagccggagccgggcgatgacgatgacgacgacgacacagCAGCCgcatcagcagcatcagcagcagaAATGGCAGCAGAACCCGTTCGACAGGCACGTGCAGCGGACGCTGTCGCGGCAGAGCAGCtcgaagcagaagaagacggacggGACCAAGGCGGAGCTGGGGAGGATGGCGGGGCGGCAGGATCAGGCGAGCAGCGTGCAGGCCAAGGTGTCGCGCGAGAGGAGGCGGATGGACCGGGAGCGGCGGAAGCAGATCTTGGTCGTCGCGCAGCTTTGGGTGTGGAAGATTGACGAGA ACACGGTCATCAGCGCGTTCCCCGACCGATGGGACGACAAGAACGCCAAGACGCTGCTTAACGGCATCAAGCACCGCGTGTTGGGGATGCGAGACATACGGTCCGAGACGACGGACATGAtgcgcatcgtcgaggccgtccttgAGAGCGCCGTCGGTCACAGCGAGGAAGAGTTCCACTTCCAGTTCGAGGGGCCGCGGAGCTACTGCAACGTCTTTGCGGCGTCCATCGCTCATGTT TCCAACGAGGTGATGAAGCGGTACGCCAACTTCAAGGCCTCCATCAGCAAGATGGGCACGTCCAAGACGGTGCTGGACGACCTGCGGGCCGAgatcgagctgctgcaggagaTTGACGACGTGCGCGAGGAGATCAACATGATCAAGCGGGTGCTCCGGTCGCAGGAGCGCGTGTTCGACGGGttccgcgaggccgaggtgggcCGCCGGCTCACGAccggggcggcgacggcggcgatggcggtggcTATGACGGAGAGGCAGGGCGCCGTCAAGGCGTATAAGCACCCGACACTGGATTTCTTCAAGAGgttggaggaggacgcgAACCGCGTGCGGGACTCG ATCACGACCTTGTTGGACTTGAGGCAGCGAGAGGCCAATATCGAGGAAGCGCTCTCGGCGAGCGAGCAGTCCAAGATCCTCTTCATTTTTACGGGGGCCACCGTCGTCTTT GCGCCGCTGTCTTGGGCTACTG GAATCTTCCagatcgacgtcgtcggcctggcccAGCCAGCCACGGCCGGGACGCTGCTCCTTGCATGCT TCCTCAGCCTGGTGGCGACGCTGCTTCTCATCGCGCTCTCGCTGCAGATATACGAGTTCATCACGCAGGGGAAGGCCACGCAGCTCTACCGGCGcgtcttgggcttcttcgccgtgaggaagagggcgaggctGTCGGCCCGGGAGCGAGGCcagtcgtcgccgccgccgtcgctcgGGGCGTCGACGCAGCTGAGCCTGCTGAGGCGGTCATCCGTGTCGCAGCCCGTAGCGAGCACGGCGGCCGATGAGaggaagggcggcggcgtcaggAAGAGGTTTGCCGCGCTGGGAGTGCgtggaaggaggaagggcggggacgaggagaaggcggttTCCGGAAAGCGGCAgtga
- a CDS encoding Putative Heat shock chaperonin-binding, tetratricopeptide-like helical domain superfamily — protein MASADELKALGNKAIAEKNFDEAVAKFTEAIELQPENHILYSNRSAAYASKKDWQNALEDAKKTTELKPDWAKGWGRLGTAQYGLGDLLAANDAYEEGLKVDPNNAGLKKDLAATQKAMKAEAGGDAGDPTGGLGNMFSDPQLLQKLAANPKTAGFLADPTFMARLQQMKENPKGSPDLFTDPRMLQVLGVLMGVDMQMGMPDDVSPDTEMRDAPPPPESKPAPKKAPTPEPAPEPEEELDEEALEKKKAKEAADKEKALGTENYKKRNFDEAIAHYTKAWELHKDITYLNNLGAAYFEKGDYEKAIETCTKAVEEGREIYADFKLIAKSYARIGTAYEKLGNLELAVENYKKSLTEHRTPEVNAKLRAAERNKIEQARLAYLDPAKAEEAREEGNKKFKESDWPGAVAAYTEMIKRAPEDPRGYSNRAAAFVKLLEFPSAVEDCNTAIKKDPTFIRAYIRKAQAFHGMREYSKSVDACTEAAKVDQEHHKGANAREIEQQQQKAFNAMYAARENESEEQTKERLARDPEIMSIMNDPIMQSILQQAQSDPAALTEHMKNADIKAKVQKLIAAGVIRVGR, from the exons ATGGCTTCCGCAGACGAGCTCAAGgctctcggcaacaaggcCATTGCCGAAAAGAACTTTGATGAGGCCGT CGCCAAGTtcaccgaggccatcgagctcCAGCCTGAAAACCACATCCTCTACAGCAACCGCTCCGCCGCCTACGCTTCTAAGAAGGACTGGCAAAACGCTCTGGAAGATGCTAAGAAGACGACCGAGCTCAAGCCCGACTGGGCGAAGGGCTGGGGACGCCTGGGCACAGCGCAGTATggtctcggcgacctgctcgCCGCAAACGACGCCTACGAGGAGGGACTCAAGGTCGACCCTAACAACGCTGGGTTGAAGAAGGATCTCGCTGCCACCCAGAAGGCGATGAAGGCAGAGGCCGGTGGCG ACGCCGGCGACCCGACCGGTGGCCTCGGCAACATGTTCAGTGACCCCCAACTCCTCCAGAAGCTCGCCGCGAACCCCAAGACGGCCGGCTTCCTCGCAGACCCTACCTTCATGGCCAGGCTTCAGCAGATGAAGGAGAACCCTAAGGGCTCGCCCGATCTGTTCACCGACCCCCGCATGCTCCAGGTCCTCGGTGTCTTGATGGGCGTTGACATGCAGATGGGCATGCCCGACGACGTCTCCCCGGATACCGAGATGCGCgacgcccctccccctcccgagTCGAAGCCCGCGCCTAAGAAGGCCCCGACCCCCGAGCCCGCGCCCGAGCCTGAAGAAGAGCTTGACGAGGAGGctttggagaagaagaaggccaaggaggcggctgacaaggagaaggcgcTGGGCACCGAGAACTACAAGAAGCGCAActtcgacgaggccatcgcgcACTACACCAAGGCCTGGGAGCTGCACAAGGATATCACCTACCTTAacaacctcggcgccgcctaCTTTGAGAAGGGCGACTAcgagaaggccatcgagacgtgcaccaaggccgtcgaggagggccgaGAGATCTACGCCGACTTCAAGCTGATCGCCAAGTCATACGCCCGCATCGGCACCGCCTACGAGAAGCTTGGCAACCTCGAGCTCGCTGTCGAGAACTACAAGAAGTCTCTGACGGAGCACCGCACCCCCGAGGTAAACGCCAAGCTGCGCGCGGCTGAGCGCAACAAGATTGAGCAGGCACGCCTCGCCTacctcgacccggccaaggccgaggaggcccgTGAGGAGGGCAACAAGAAGTTCAAGGAGAGCGACtggcccggcgccgtcgcggcgtACACTGAGATGATCAAGCGCGCGCCCGAAGACCCCCGAGGCTACAGCAAccgcgcggcggcgtttgtcaagctgctcgagttccccagcgccgtcgaggactgCAACACGGCCATCAAGAAGGACCCGACCTTCATCCGCGCCTACATCCGCAAGGCGCAGGCCTTCCACGGCATGCGCGAATACTCCAAGTCGGTCGACGCCTGCACCGAAgcggccaaggtcgaccaGGAGCACCACAAGGGCGCCAACGCACGCGAGattgagcagcagcaacagaaGGCCTTCAACGCCATGTATGCGGCTCGCGAGAACGAGTCGGAGGAGCAGACCAAGGAGCGCCTGGCCCGCGACCCCGAG ATCATGAGCATCATGAACGACCCCATCATGCAGTCGATCCTCCAGCAGGCGCAGTCGGACCCGGCGGCGCTGACGGAGCACATGAAGAACGCCGACATCAAGGCAAAGGTGCAGAAGCTGATAGCGGCGGGAGTTATCCGTGTCGGACGGTAA
- a CDS encoding Putative peptidase C12, ubiquitin carboxyl-terminal hydrolase — translation MPADGVYFSPTGKKTFIPLENNPDVFTSLIHDLGISSSLGFFDVYSLDEPALLALVPRPALALIFIAPAPMYYSVRAADGTRTATEDGITYKGAGPQEPVTWFRQTIGHACGLYALFHAVGSGEAREFVTEGSLMDRLLKEAEPLGWEARADVLYRSEELEEAHMKAARRGDTAAPSGEEPVGYHFIAFVKGRDGHLWELEGGSDGPVDRGLLEEGEDMLSEGALERGVKKFLSYADGNLEFSIIALAKTE, via the coding sequence ATGCCCGCAGACGGCGTCTACTTCTCCCCCACTGGGAAAAAGACCTTCATTCCCCTCGAGAACAACCCGGACGTCTTCACCTCCCTCATCCATGACCTCGGCATCTCATCGTCGCTGGGCTTCTTCGACGTCTACAGCCTCGACGAGCCGGCCCTCCTGGCGCTCGTCCCGCGGCCCGCGTTGGCGCTCATCTTCATCGCTCCGGCGCCCATGTACTACagcgtccgcgccgccgacggcacgcGGACCGCGACGGAGGACGGCATCACGTACAAGGGGGCCGGGCCGCAGGAGCCCGTGACGTGGTTCCGGCAGACCATTGGCCACGCATGCGGGCTGTACGCGCTCTTTcacgccgtcggcagcgggGAGGCGCGCGAGTTCGTGACGGAAGGGTCGTTGATGGATCGGCTGCTGAAGGAGGCGGAGCCGTTGGGGTGGGAGGCGAGGGCCGATGTGTTGTACCGGAGCGAGGAGCTTGAGGAGGCGCACATGAAGGCCGCGCGGAGGGGGgacacggcggcgccctctGGGGAGGAGCCTGTGGGTTATCACTTTATCGCGTTTGTCAAGGGCCGGGACGGGCACCTGTGGGAGTTGGAGGGCGGTTCGGACGGGCCTGTGGACCGGGGGTTGttggaggaaggggaggatATGCTGAGCGAGGGGGCGTTGGAGAGGGGTGTCAAGAAGTTCCTGAGCTACGCGGATGGGAATTTGGAGTTTAGCATTATTGCGCTGGCGAAGACGGAGTGA
- a CDS encoding Putative hemerythrin, with amino-acid sequence MRTCLLISRACSLTPRRGPLDSVLHCKLGELLATKDTASAQKPPKHPIQTRLCASAAAFPSSRNPDSRFPQQGADDASKSYDSSPPIPYISLVIRSIHSRPGCCPLKMAGYLLLVIPSILMSLLVSRAPFMMTTTPQTTKPWADAPMKLITTPQYETKKTDLFTLGSTHMALLHNSILRGYNSIYQQAPYIQDADKADFIGYSQTWFKFVKSHHDDEEESLFTKVEDLLDDKNVFAETHKEHESFLSGLAEFNQYLTSLSSPTDFSGAKLLDIMKGFQQPFETHFHSEISTIAGLAKHPNAPKEGTPEAANASLTFKTWGKSTVTKAGTADVVPFFLLNLDRTAEDGLWANWPPMPAPIKWGLINIAGAWHWGWWKFASCDAAGQPRELYALGSLGSDDKAKAEL; translated from the exons ATGAGGACATGCCTTTTAATCAGCCGAGCCTGCTCCCTCACCCCACGCCGAGGGCCTCTAGACTCTGTGCTTCACTGTAAGCTCGGGGAGCTTCTTGCAACAAAGGACACAGCTTCGGCCCAGAAACCCCCCAAACACCCAATCCAGACGCGTCTCTGTGCGTCTGCTGCAGCTTTCCCTTCGTCACGCAACCCCGACTCTCGATTCCCTCAACAAggggccgacgacgccagTAAATCGTACGACTCTTCTCCCCCCATCCCGTATATCAGTCTCGTCATACGCTCCATCCATTCCAGGCCCGGCTGCTGCCCTCTCAAAATGGCCGGATATCTCTTGCTTGTGATTCCAAGCATCCTCATGAGCTTGCTGGTTTCGAGAGCGCCATTCATGATGACCACCACACCACAGACGACGAAGCCCTGGGCCGATGCGCCCATGAAGCTCATCACGACGCCGCAGTACGAGACCAAGAAG ACCGACCTCTTCACGCTGGGCTCTACCCACATGGCCTTGCTGCACAACTCAATCCTGCGAGGCTACAACTCCATCTACCAGCAGGCGCCCTATATCCAGgacgccgacaaggccgacTTTATCGGATATTCCCAGACGTGGTTCAAGTTTGTCAAGTCGCATcacgatgacgaggaggagtctCTCTTTACcaaggtcgaggacctcCTGGACGACAAGAACGTCTTTGCCGAGACGCACAAGGAGCATG AGTCCTTCCTGAGCGGTCTTGCCGAGTTCAACCAGTACCTGACGTCCTTGTCATCGCCCACCGACTTCTCTGGCGCCAAGCTGCTTGACATCATGAAGGGCTTCCAGCAGCCGTTCGAAACCCACTTCCATAGCGAGATCAGCACCATCGCCGGGCTTGCGAAGCACCCGAACGCGCCGAAGGAGGGGACACCCGAGGCGGCGAACGCCAGTCTGACGTTCAAGACGTGGGGCAAGAGCACCGTCACCAAGGCGGGCACGGCGGACGtggtgcccttcttcctgctcAACCTGGAccggacggccgaggacgggCTGTGGGCGAACTGGCCGcccatgccggcgccgatcaAGTGGGGCCTGATTAATATCGCGGGAGCGTGGCACTGGGGATGGTGGAAGTTTGCCAGCTGCGACGCGGCTGGGCAACCGAGGGAGCTTTACGCGCTGGGGTCTTTGGGGTCggacgacaaggccaaggctgAGCTGTGA
- a CDS encoding Putative Ctr copper transporter: MDHGTMNMATTTAAMAATGTMSMPAATSSKAAMSMGGSGCKISMLWNYNTIGSCFISSSWKITSNGMFAGSLIGVILLVILLEALRRAVKEYDRYLIRTHKARYADAGAASPSSASADDHAKGPSSSAAAVRSNVIPPFRPNVFQQAVRALIHVCQFAVAYFVMLLAMYYNGYMIICIFIGSYIGAFLFQWETLFDEPTSAAREATVCCG, translated from the exons ATGGATCACGGCACGATGAATatggccaccaccaccgccgccatggctGCCACAGGCACCATGAGCATGCCCGCCGCGACTAGCAGCAAGGCCGCTATGTCCATGGGAGGCAGCGGTTGCAAGATTTCT ATGCTCTGGAACTATAACACTATTGGATC TTGCTTCATCAGCAGCTCCTGGAAGATCACCTCCAACGGCATGTTCGCTGGTTCCCTTATCGGCGTCATCcttctcgtcatcctcctcgaggccttacgccgcgccgtcaaggagTACGACCGATACCTCATCCGCACCCACAAGGCCCgctacgccgacgccggcgccgcctccccgagctccgccagcgccgacgaCCACGCCAAGGGCCCTtcgtcctccgccgccgccgtccgctcCAACGTCATCCCGCCCTTTCGTCCCAACGTCTTCCAGCAGGCCGTCCGTGCCCTTATCCACGTCTGCCAGTTCGCTGTCGCCTACTTTGTCATGCT TCTCGCCATGTACTACAATGGCTACATGATCATTTGCATCTTCATCGGCTCCTACATTGGcgccttcctcttccagTGGGAGACCCTGTTTGACGAGcccacctccgccgccagagAGGCCACCGTCTGCTGCGGTTGA